CCGGCCATTGTAGCACGTGTGTAGCCCTGGATATAAGGGCCATGAGGACTTGACGTCATCCCCACCTTCCTCCGGTTTAACACCGGCAGTCTCCCTAGAGTGCCCAACTTAATGATGGCAACTAAGGATAGGGGTTGCGCTCGTTGCGGGACTTAACCCAACATCTCACGACACGAGCTGACGACAGCCATGCAGCACCTGTCACCGATCCAGCCGAGCTGACTCCCAAGTTTCCAAGGGATGCGATCGGGATGTCAAATCCAGGTAAGGTTCTTCGCGTTGCGTCGAATTAAACCACATGCTCCACCGCTTGTGCGGGCCCCCGTCAATTCCTTTGAGTTTTAGCCTTGCGGCCGTACTCCCCAGGCGGGGCACTTAATGCGTTAGCTTCGGCACTGCAGGAGTGGTTACCCGCAACACCTAGTGCCCATCGTTTACGGCGTGGACTACCAGGGTATCTAATCCTGTTTGCTCCCCACGCTTTCGCGTCTCAGTGTCAGTATTGGTCCAGAAAGCCGCCTTCGCCACTGGTGTTCCTCCGAATATCTACGGATTTCACTCCTACACTCGGAATTCCGCTTTCCTCTCCCATACTCAAGTCTGCCAGTATCCAATGCACTTCCTGGGTTGAGCCCAGGGCTTTCACACCAGACTTAACAGACCACCTACACGCGCTTTACGCCCAATAATTCCGAACAACGCTTGCACCCTCCGTATTACCGCGGCTGCTGGCACGGAGTTAGCCGGTGCTTCCTTTGTGGGTACCGTCAGCTCCCTTACGGGTATTTCTTCCCCACTGACAGAAGTTTACGACCCAAGGGCCTTCATCCTTCACGCGGCGTTGCTGCGTCAGGCTTTCGCCCATTGCGCAAAATTCCCCACTGCTGCCTCCCGTAGGAGTCTGGACCGTGTCTCAGTTCCAGTGTGGCTGATCATCCTCTCAGACCAGCTATCCATCGTAGCCTTGGTAGGCCATTACCCTACCAACTAGCTAATGGACCGCGGACCCATCCCAAGGCAATAAATCTTTTCCTACATCCCCCGAAGAGGTCGTAGGCTTATCCGGTATTAGCATCCCTTTCGAAATGTTATCCCAGACCTTAGGGCAGGTTATCCACGTGTTACTCACCCGTGCGCCACTCTACTCAGGACCGAAGTCCCTTTCTCGTTCGACTTGCATGTGTTAGGCACGCCGCCAGCGTTCGTTCTGAGCCAGGATCAAACTCTCCAGTTTATATTTCTGAAGTTTTGTTCCATTTTGTTCAATTAACTTGAACCCTTACAAGCTCTTTACTACATCTGCTATTCAGTTTTCAAAGACCAGCTTTTCTGCCGTCGCCCAGAAGCGACAAGCAAGGAGTCTATGCGAAACAACCCCGGTATGTCAAACTCTTTTTTCCTTTTTGTACTCTTTTTTCCGCTGCCAGATCTTCGTAAAAAGTAGTTCTTCTTGGCAACGGAGGGCAGTTATATACAATCATATCTTGACCGTCAAGAAGTCTTTTCACTAAATCTAACTTTTTTACTTCAAACAGGAACAACCCGCGCAAAACGGCGCTTCACAGCCTAAAAGATAATCATATTTAACTCTGACTTCAAGATCAGGATACAATAACCTTCTTCCCATCTAATTTCATCCTGTTCTGCTTAATTATTCAGTCCCGGCCTCCGTTCAATTTCACTAGACCGCCCCGCAATGAAACCTACAAACCCCGGTCGGTTGTTTTCCGAAAAAACTAAAGCAAGTTTATCAGATTTTTCCTTGGCCAAGCTAACAAGTAAATTCCTTAGCGGCAGATTGAGCAGCATCGGAATCGTGCGCGACCTCAATGATCTATCGGGCCGCCCCTTGCCCGGGAGATATGATCGCATAGAAAAAGCGCACTGAAACCATCGGTCTCAAGGCGCTTTTTCTATGCAAAACAACTCCATTCACAAAAATGATGGGGCGGTGAAATGACAAGCCCCCAACGAAATCACACCGCCTCAATAATATAGTAACTCTTCTTGCCCTTCTGTATCAGTATATATGAACCGTTGATCAGATCTGCCCCGGTCACCAGGTATTCCTGATCGTTCAGTTTGGCCTTGTTCAGGCTAAGGCCATTGCCCTGAATCGTACGACGTAACTCGCCCTTAGACGGGAACGCTTCTGTTTCAGTTGCGAGCAGTTCGACAACCGACACCCCGGTGTCGAGCTTGGTACGGTCGATTTCATAGGTCGGTACACCTTCAAACACCGAGAGGAAGGTTTCCTTGTCCAGCTTTGACAGACTTTCGGTCGTGGCATTACCAAACAGAATCTGTGATGCTTCCACGGCCTTGTTATATTCATATTCACTGTGGACCATGCAGGTTACCTCTTTTGCCAGACGCTTCTGCAATGGTCGCAGGTGCGGTGCGGCTTCCTGCTCCTTGCCCAGTGCCGTCACTTCTTCCTTACTTAAGAGCGTAAAGATCTTAATGTACTTCTCGGCATCGACGTCGGAGACATTGAGCCAGAACTGGTAGAATTTGTACGGCGTGGTCAGCTTCGGATCGAGCCAGACGTTGCCGCTCTCGGTTTTACCGAATTTACCGCCGTCCGCCTTGGTAATGAGTGGGCAGGTCAGGGCAAAAGCCTCACCACCTTCCTTGCGGCGGATAAGCTCTGTCCCTGTGGTGATATTCCCCCATTGGTCCGACCCACCCATCTGCAATTTGCAGTTCTTCTCGCGGTAGAGGTGGAGAAAATCGGTCCCCTGAACTAGCTGATAGGTGAATTCTGTGAAAGACAACCCGGTCTTGGCTTCTTCACTCAGACGTTTTTTTACGCTGTCCTTCGCCATCATGTAATTGACAGTAATATGCTTACCGATGTCACGGATGAAATCCAGAAAAGTGAAATCTTTCATCCAGTCATAATTATTGACCAGCTCAGCCGCATTGGCAGAATCCGATTCAAAATCAAGAAACTTTGCTAGCTGTTTTTTTAAGCAGGCCTCGTTGTGACGGAGGGTCTGTTCATCAAGCAGATTGCGCTCGGCCGATTTCCCCGACGGATCGCCGATCATGCCGGTCGCCCCACCGACAAGCGCTATCGGCTTATGGCCAGCGAGCTGAAGATGCTTGAGCATCATCACGCTGACCAGATGGCCGATGTGCAGTGAATCAGCAGTCGGGTCGATCCCAACGTAAGCCGATGTCATTTCTTTTTGAAGCTGCTCTTCCGTCCCGGGCATGATGTCGTGGATCATGCCACGCCAAGTCAATTCTTCAACAAAGTTCATTTTCAATACTTATCAGTTTAGCCTGTTAGGGTTATCTCTTTATCCGAGCTTCATCCGAGCTTCATCCGCAGCCAGGGAGGTGCCTCTATTAATTCTATGTGTGGCCGCATTAGCTTACGGGCGCTCCTGTATGCGCTCAATCGCCTCACAATGGCCCGTCTCTTCATTAATCGTTATCAAAACCGCGCAGAGCAACGGATCTTTTTTTGCCACTTCAAGCCGCACTGGCAATTGGGTCAAAAACCTTTGCAATGCGGGCTCCTTCTGATTACCGATAATCGCGTCCTGAGCCCCGGTCATCCCGGCATCTGTCAGATAACCGGTGCCACCGATAAGAATTTTTTCATCAGCAGTTTGAACGTGGGTATGGGTGCCGACAACAGCCGAGACACGGCCATCAAGATAATGGCCCAAAGCCTGCTTTTCACTTGTGGCTTCGGCATGAAAATCCACCAGAATCATATCGGCTTTTCCAGAAAGATCTGTGAGAATACGATCGGCCGTTTTAAAAGGGCAATCAAGATTCTTCATAAAAACCCGACCTTCAAGATTAACTACCGCCACCTTCAAGCCGGCTGCAGTCTCATAGATCCCATAACCGCGGCCAGGCAAACCCTCGGGGTAATTATGCGGGCGCAACAGCCGCTTGTCACGATCAAGGACGTCAAGGATCTCCTTCTTGTCCCAGATATGGTTACCAGATGTCAGGACATGAGCTCCCGCCTTATAAAGTTCACCCATCACCGACAGCGTCAAACCATAACCGGCGGCAGCGTTTTCAGCATTTACAACGACCAGATCAACAAAATGTCGATCAATCAACGAAGACAATTTCTGCTCGAGAATTTGCCGCCCGGCCTGACCAACGACATCGCCCACAAAAAGAAGTTTCAAACGTCTCGCCTTTCGAATACCAAACTATTTGGCGTATTCAACCGCACGGGTTTCACGGATAACATTGACACGAATTTGGCCAGGATAAGTCATCTCAGCCTCTATTTTACGCGCAATCTCTTTTGCCAGGGCATGAGATCTGACATCAGAGATTTGATCACTGGCGACCATGACGCGAATCTCGCGACCGGCCTGTATGGCAAAGCAACCCGTTACGCCATCAAAAGAAGTGCCAATCCCCTCCAGTTCGCGCAAGCGTTTAACATAGGTTTCCAGGGTCTCACGGCGTGCGCCAGGCCGAGCGCCCGACAAAGCATCCGCTGCCTGGGCCAGAATCGCCAAAATCGAATTAGGCTTTTCATCTTCGTGGTGTGCCGAAATCGCATGAACAATTTCAGGGGATTCACCATACTTGCGCGCTAACTCACCACCATTAACGGCATGGGAGCCTTCCATTTCGTGACTAACGGCTTTACCGATATCATGTAAGAGTCCAACACGCTTGGCCTGTTTGACATCAACTCCAAGTTCGGCGGCCATCATGCCGCACAAAAATGCGACTTCAATGGAGTGTTGCAACTGGTTTTGTCCGTACGAGGTGCGGTATTTCAGCATTCCGAGCAATTTTATGATCTCTGGATGGATACCATGAACGCCAACATCAAAGGTCGCCTGCTCTCCAGCCTCACGAATAGTTTCATCAACTTCGCTTTGGGCTTTTTCTACCAGCTCTTCAATGCGTGCTGGATGAATCCGGCCATCGGCAATCAACCGTTCGAGAGAAATCCTTGCAACTTCACGTCGTACCGGATTAAATCCCGAGATGACAACAGCTTCTGGCGTATCATCGATAATCAGATCGATCCCGGTAGCAGCTTCAATCGCACGAATGTTCCTTCCCTCGCGGCCGATGATCCGCCCTTTCATTTCATCGTTTGGCAAAGGCACAACGCTTACCGTCTTCTCGGCAACATAATCACCCGCATAACGCTGGATCGCTACCGCCATAATCATTTTTGCTTTTTTGTCGGCAATTTCACGAGCATCATCCTCAATCTGCTTAAGGCTCTTAGCCGCATCATGTCTTGCCTCACCCTGCATTGCTTCGATCAGCTGCTGCTTGGCTTGCTCTGCGCTCATCCCTGAAATAATTTCGAGCTTTTCACGTTGCTCTGCAATGATCTGAGCAGTTTCAATGTCACGTTTACTTAGTTGACCATCAAGGGACTTCAGTTGGTGATCTTTTTTATCCAACTCAGCAACTCGCGCATCCTGAGCGTCGGCCTTGCGCTCAAGATTTTCCTCTTTCTGCTGCAGGCGATGCTCTTGAATTTGAATCTCTTTACGTAGTTCGCGTGCTTCAGCTTCCCAGCCGGTCTTGGCCTGAAGAACAAGATCCTTTGCCTGGATTGTCGCCTCTTTTATAATTGAATCTGCTTCTTTTTTGGCTTCAGCCGCAAGTTGGCCGGCAGCAGCACTGGCATTGGCAAGCTTTGATTCTGATAATTTTCGCCGCAGAATCATACCGATAAAAACCCCTGCCGCTAGTGCAGCAAGGACCATTACAACAATGAGAAATTCCATCTCCACAGCAGATACCTCCTAGTAGAGTCTATGGTTAACCCAGTCATCAAGATGACAACGGGGAGTAAATTCCATTATTTGTCACCAGCAGAGCAACCCCCTGATCGTGCTCTTCGACTGGAAGTGTTTCGACAAGCTGAAAATGAAAGCAGAAACCCACACTCAGCCCCAAAAAACGGTTACTACTCAAAAATCGATCAAAATAACCCCGCCCATACCCAAGACGGTATCCGCGTTGATCAAAGGCTACACCCGGGACCAAAAGCAGTTCAATTTCAACAGGATCAACAACTCTTCCTTCTAACGGTGCGGGTTCACAGACGCCAAAATTACCGATCCCAAGATCTTCTAACGAATGAATTTCATAATAACTAAGTTGATCCCCATTTACACGGGGATAACAAACCTTCTTCCCTGCACTCAACGCCGCTTTATGAAGGAGCGCCGTTGCAACCTCATTGCGAATCGGGCTGTAGAGGGCCAAGACCCTCGCCTGTCGAAAAACAGGCAACCCCAGCAACAGGGTCTGAGCGAAGAGGCTCTTTGCGTCTATCTCAAGCTGAGTGAGTTGTTGACGCTTCTGTAATAAAGTGTTTCTAAGCGATCGTTTGGCGCAGGACTGAGACATTCATACTCCGAACGTCTCCAGGACAGGAAGGAAGCAGGACAGACAGAGGAGGGGTCACCTCCGCAAACATCAGACGATTCAGATTTCCCTCGGGTTAATGCCAAAGATAAGCAAAAAAGCAGAGAACGGGATCGGGCTTAAAAGCGACATATCCTGATCAGGAAACCTGCGGGGGCAGGGTTTATTATGAATGCCCCCAATAAAGCTGCTCGAAAAAAAGCAGTCTGAGGTTGTAAGCCATGCTAATACGACTATCTATCTTCCAGCCCTGAAGAACTCAATCAGGGTTATTTCCTGTGTCAGATTACACTGCTCAAAACTGAAGAGCTTTTTCAATCCGATCAATCAGCACCAACTCAAGCTGTTGTTTCTGTATATCCGCTGAGACGTTCTGCTTTCGGAGTTCGTCCTGCTCCAGCTCGAGCGCTAAGCGTCGGCGCTTTTCATGAAGGTAATCACCTGCTAAATTGAGCATCGCGAGAATCTGCCGGTCACGGGTATCAACTGAGACCGTCGTTGACACAGACGCAAATTTCTCCTCAACCAACTGTGCAGCTTCCTGAAGCGTTTCCACATCCCCTGAGCTACTCAGCACGTAATCACGACCGAGCAGATGCACCTTCACTGTCTCATTCATGTTTACCGCTCCCGGAGCAACTCAAGATCAGCTAGAACTTCCTCAATTTCGGCCAACAATGCCTGTCGTTGATGTTGCCATCCCTGTTGCTCGAGAAGCAGTCGTTCACATTGAGCCTGAAGCTGTTCATTTCGCTGTAACAATCGACCAACCGCACGTTCAAGCGGTTCCATAGAGGATGTCCCCATTTATGATACTCCTCGGCGAAATTTAGGCTTTCGTCCCAAAAAAGTCAAGGTTATCGGTCAGTTTTCAAACAACGCCGCAACAAAATCCTGTGGATCAAATTCTTGCAAATCGTCAACTCCCTCGCCGACCCCTACATAACGAACAGGCAAGCCTAGTTCACAGGCGATGGCAACCACAATCCCTCCTTTGGCCGTTCCATCGAGCTTGGTCAAAGCAATTCCATCAACCCCGACAGCCAGATTAAACTGCTGAGCCTGTGTTAATGCGTTCTGGCCAGTGGTTGCGTCTACGACCAAAAGAGTCTGATGCGGGGCGCCAGGAATTTCACGTTCGAGAATCCGTCGCACTTTTTTAAGTTCTTCCATCAGATTGGCCTTGGTGTGCAAACGTCCAGCAGTATCTAGAATTAGAACATCGGCCTTACGCGCAAGCGCCGCACGCGCAGCATCAAACGCCACCGCACCAGGGTCGGCGCCCTCGGAATGGCGAATTAGGTCGACACCTGCCCGCTCTCCCCAGGCAGCCAGCTGTTCAGCCGCGGCCGCGCGGAATGTGTCTCCAGCGCCGAGCACAACTTTCAACCCCTGGTGTGTAAATTTGCGCGCCAGTTTGCCAATGGTCGTTGTTTTTCCGACGCCATTAACCCCAACCACCATCATCACAAAAGGTCCGGAGGTCTCAACGATCGCCAAAGGTTCAGGTTTAATTAATAGCGTACCCATTTCGGACATCAGCGCCGCGCGTAATTGGGCGCCATCTTTAAGCCCTTCTCCCTTGCGACGTTTATCAAGGGCCGCCATCAAGCGTTGGGTTGTCGGCATCCCGATATCAGAAGTAATCAAGATCTCTTCGAGGTCTTCCAATAACTCATCATCGACCTTTCGACCGACACTGAGGAGTGCATCAAGGCGCCCGATCAACCCCGAACGGGTTTTGGCCACGCCAGCTCGAAAACGTTCAAATAAGCTGACTGACTCGGTTTCGGTTTCGGTTTCGGTTTCGGTTTCGGTTTCGGTTTCGGTTTCGGTTTCGGTTTCGGTTTCGGTTTCGGTTTCGGTTTCGGTTTCGGTTTCGGTTTCGGTTTCGGTTTCGGTTTCGGTTTCGGTTTCGGTTTCGGTTTCGGTTTCGGTTTCGGTTTCGGTTTCGGTTTCGGTTTCGGTTTCGGTTTCGGTTTCGGTTTCGGTTTCGGTTTCGGTTTCGGTTTCGGCTTCGGCTTCGGCTTCGGCTTCGGCTTCGGCTTCGGCTTCTCTGATTATTTTATCTGCTTCTATTTTTCTGGCAACCTCGCCACCCCAACTGCGGGATATTTTCAACAGCAGGAGAATAACCAACAACACACCCAGAATCGCGCCGGCATATATCACGCCCAAAGCGGCCACGTCCAAGCTCTCTGGCGGGACACCAGCCGATTTTAGAAAGCCTGTCAAACTTCTCAACAACTGATCAAACCAGAACATCTCTTTTAAACCTTTCAAACCAACACAGGGCGCACCCCTGCAAAAATTCAGGAGATTTCCAGACGCAACCTTACGGCACAACGACGCAGTTCAAAGGCCGCCTTGCCAACCATCTCATCGGGATCAATAGTCAGAACCAAAAAGTAATCTTCATTTAAGGGAACGATCAATACTTTAGCATTTTCATATTGAATCAATACCTCCTCAAGCTCACCGCCATCCAGCCGATGCAAGGTCTCACGCAGTCGTGTCAGGATTATCCCCTTGTGAGCGCCTAAAACCTTGATTTCAAAATCATCAATTCGAGCGACCTGGTCGACCGCCTCTCCTTCCCAATCGGCGATAATCGCCCCTTGAGCTCCAGGCAATCTGTCAAGCATCTCCTGTAAAAGAATTTTAAACGGCATGGTTTCTTTTACCCCTTTATAAAAAAATTATCAGGACAACGCAGGCGCTGACTCCGGCAGGTAATCGTTAACTCGCACCGACACGAGCTTCGAGACGCCCGGTTCCTGCATGGTTATACCGTGCATAATATCGGCAGCCGCCATCGTTCTTTTGCTGTGGGTAATAATGATAAACTGGGAGTTTGTCGACATCTCCGCCACCATTTCTGCAAAGCGATCGATATTGGCATCGTCCAGCGGAGCGTCCACCTCATCGAGCAAACAGAATGGAGTCGGCTTGATCAAAAAAATTGAAAAAATGATCGCTACCGCGGTCAGGGCCTTCTCCCCCCCCGAGAGCAGATTCACGCTTTGCAAGCGTTTTCCTGGAGGTTGCACGATGATATCGATCCCGGTTTCAAGCAGGTCCTCTTCGTCCGTAAGACGTAACTCAGCCTGACCGCCGCGAAACAGCCGGGGAAACACCAATTTGAACTGTTCATTAACCAGATCAAATGTTTCCTTAAATCGCCGTCGCGTCGTCCGATTGATCTTGCTGATGGCCTTTTGCAGGTCATCAAGAGACTGATTCAGATCATCACGTTGGCGGCCTAAAAATTCATAGCGCGCTTCGAGCTCGCGATATTCGTCAATCGCCGTCAGGTTAACTTCACCGAGCAACGCTATTTTCTGCTGAAGCTGCAGTACCTGAAGTCTCAAGCGCTCGAGTTCCTCATCATCGGCCTCCGCCACCTGATGTTCTGTAAGATCGACATCAAATTTCTCGGCGACACCACCCAACAGATGGTCAATTTCTCCTGTCAGCTCCTTCTGTCGTAACTGTTGTTGACTGACCTCCCGCCGCATTTTTTCGACCTCAGTACGCAAGAGGCGATAGTTTTCGTGCTGTTGCTCCAATATTGCCCGACCATTCTCGAAGAGTTCTCGCGCCCGCCGAACATCCAACTGAATTGCCTCACGCCGAGCGATCAGTAACCCCAACTCCACGCGATATTTTTCTTCGGTCTGCAGTAATTGAGCCGCCTGCGCAACCCCGTCGGTGGTACGCGCGGCCAATAAAGCCAGGCGTTGCTGATACTCTGTACGATTTTCAGCCAACCTTTGGCGTGCAGCTTGACCGCCCTCATGCTGTTGACGGAATTCGGCGAGCCGTACTTTCAAAACAGTCA
Above is a genomic segment from Geopsychrobacter electrodiphilus DSM 16401 containing:
- a CDS encoding roadblock/LC7 domain-containing protein, whose product is MPFKILLQEMLDRLPGAQGAIIADWEGEAVDQVARIDDFEIKVLGAHKGIILTRLRETLHRLDGGELEEVLIQYENAKVLIVPLNEDYFLVLTIDPDEMVGKAAFELRRCAVRLRLEIS
- a CDS encoding cell division protein ZapA; this translates as MNETVKVHLLGRDYVLSSSGDVETLQEAAQLVEEKFASVSTTVSVDTRDRQILAMLNLAGDYLHEKRRRLALELEQDELRKQNVSADIQKQQLELVLIDRIEKALQF
- the tyrS gene encoding tyrosine--tRNA ligase, whose protein sequence is MNFVEELTWRGMIHDIMPGTEEQLQKEMTSAYVGIDPTADSLHIGHLVSVMMLKHLQLAGHKPIALVGGATGMIGDPSGKSAERNLLDEQTLRHNEACLKKQLAKFLDFESDSANAAELVNNYDWMKDFTFLDFIRDIGKHITVNYMMAKDSVKKRLSEEAKTGLSFTEFTYQLVQGTDFLHLYREKNCKLQMGGSDQWGNITTGTELIRRKEGGEAFALTCPLITKADGGKFGKTESGNVWLDPKLTTPYKFYQFWLNVSDVDAEKYIKIFTLLSKEEVTALGKEQEAAPHLRPLQKRLAKEVTCMVHSEYEYNKAVEASQILFGNATTESLSKLDKETFLSVFEGVPTYEIDRTKLDTGVSVVELLATETEAFPSKGELRRTIQGNGLSLNKAKLNDQEYLVTGADLINGSYILIQKGKKSYYIIEAV
- a CDS encoding 5-formyltetrahydrofolate cyclo-ligase encodes the protein MSQSCAKRSLRNTLLQKRQQLTQLEIDAKSLFAQTLLLGLPVFRQARVLALYSPIRNEVATALLHKAALSAGKKVCYPRVNGDQLSYYEIHSLEDLGIGNFGVCEPAPLEGRVVDPVEIELLLVPGVAFDQRGYRLGYGRGYFDRFLSSNRFLGLSVGFCFHFQLVETLPVEEHDQGVALLVTNNGIYSPLSS
- the rny gene encoding ribonuclease Y — protein: MEFLIVVMVLAALAAGVFIGMILRRKLSESKLANASAAAGQLAAEAKKEADSIIKEATIQAKDLVLQAKTGWEAEARELRKEIQIQEHRLQQKEENLERKADAQDARVAELDKKDHQLKSLDGQLSKRDIETAQIIAEQREKLEIISGMSAEQAKQQLIEAMQGEARHDAAKSLKQIEDDAREIADKKAKMIMAVAIQRYAGDYVAEKTVSVVPLPNDEMKGRIIGREGRNIRAIEAATGIDLIIDDTPEAVVISGFNPVRREVARISLERLIADGRIHPARIEELVEKAQSEVDETIREAGEQATFDVGVHGIHPEIIKLLGMLKYRTSYGQNQLQHSIEVAFLCGMMAAELGVDVKQAKRVGLLHDIGKAVSHEMEGSHAVNGGELARKYGESPEIVHAISAHHEDEKPNSILAILAQAADALSGARPGARRETLETYVKRLRELEGIGTSFDGVTGCFAIQAGREIRVMVASDQISDVRSHALAKEIARKIEAEMTYPGQIRVNVIRETRAVEYAK
- a CDS encoding TIGR00282 family metallophosphoesterase; protein product: MKLLFVGDVVGQAGRQILEQKLSSLIDRHFVDLVVVNAENAAAGYGLTLSVMGELYKAGAHVLTSGNHIWDKKEILDVLDRDKRLLRPHNYPEGLPGRGYGIYETAAGLKVAVVNLEGRVFMKNLDCPFKTADRILTDLSGKADMILVDFHAEATSEKQALGHYLDGRVSAVVGTHTHVQTADEKILIGGTGYLTDAGMTGAQDAIIGNQKEPALQRFLTQLPVRLEVAKKDPLLCAVLITINEETGHCEAIERIQERP
- the ftsY gene encoding signal recognition particle-docking protein FtsY yields the protein MFWFDQLLRSLTGFLKSAGVPPESLDVAALGVIYAGAILGVLLVILLLLKISRSWGGEVARKIEADKIIREAEAEAEAEAEAEAETETETETETETETETETETETETETETETETETETETETETETETETETETETETETETETETETETETETETETESVSLFERFRAGVAKTRSGLIGRLDALLSVGRKVDDELLEDLEEILITSDIGMPTTQRLMAALDKRRKGEGLKDGAQLRAALMSEMGTLLIKPEPLAIVETSGPFVMMVVGVNGVGKTTTIGKLARKFTHQGLKVVLGAGDTFRAAAAEQLAAWGERAGVDLIRHSEGADPGAVAFDAARAALARKADVLILDTAGRLHTKANLMEELKKVRRILEREIPGAPHQTLLVVDATTGQNALTQAQQFNLAVGVDGIALTKLDGTAKGGIVVAIACELGLPVRYVGVGEGVDDLQEFDPQDFVAALFEN